The following DNA comes from Hordeum vulgare subsp. vulgare chromosome 3H, MorexV3_pseudomolecules_assembly, whole genome shotgun sequence.
TGTAAGGTGATATATGCATGTATAATAACGAACCCAAACAAAGAAAGGTAAATATACAGGGCTAAATCTAGCTGGATGAATATGAGTGAAAAATCAACTTAGAAAAgaatgcagagagagagagagagtgagagagagatggagagaggttTTCTTTTGTCAGGCTTCTTTTTTGAACTTTTACTAGCGTGACATTATTCCGAATCAGGCCTTGGCAGGGCAGCTTCGCATGATCCTGGATGCTACCAAGTTCAGGAAGCCATCAATTGCACTAGTATGAGCAAACAAAAAGATGGGGCACCAAGACAGCTACGTAGCATCTAGGTTCTTCTGCAGCAACCAGCCAGTAGGGTAATTGAGTTGAGGAGGTTCCAAATCGAAATTCCAGACCATAATCCGGGTGCAATTGTCTGCCAGGCCTTCCATTTGACTCTCATCCTCGACAAGCCTCTCAATAAATCTCgactcctgcaatggcaccatgTTTCAGTACAGTGATGATTTGTCGATGTGCTATAGTAAGCATTGCCTTAACGGGTTCCCTATACGGAATGGCTATGTTCTGGCTCCTATAGATCATTGTATTGGCTCTACTTGCACTCATGGATATTCATGTGGTTACATTTGGTTCACCCCACTCATGGATATTCATAAATAACAATACTGCAGTTCCTCAACTAGGACGGCAGTTACAAATAACTAAATAATAGCTGTCCCGACGGATATTTTCAACCAAAAGCTAAGACGATATCAAGATAAGTCATTTTTTCTGCCTAGGTATTTGAAATTTGATGAAGAAAGAACTCACCTGCAAGCCACCCCTGCCACCTGAATGGAGTATAATAGATCCTATGCTGGGGTTCTTCCATCTCTTAGGATCCCAAAGTATAGTGCTGTTAAAAGCAAATCCAGAGAAACCAATTGGAAATCGACGAAGTATAGTGCTCCTCTGGTTTGTATGCCATCCAGTCACCTGATCACCCTTACAAAGGGGGCCTTCCAAAGTCAATTTATACTTGGTCCCAACATGCGTTGCTACTGGCCATGTACCAAAGCGCCTGCATAACGTAGAACAAAATTATGAGTAACATAATAACTGTTCAATGAGAGAGATGTTCTTAGAGAACAGGTCACATTTCATATTACTGGGTTCAGCGGCAGATGTTTCATATTAGTGGGTTCAAACGGACATTACCACCTCTCTTGGTTTCACCTGATAAGTCACAACAAACAATGTTCGGCATCCTTTGTACTTTGGCATGTCTTAACTGAGATTATATAACATACACCATGATGCTCTTATACCTGGCACATCCCGAACTTGTGACAACACATAACATTTGGCGTCCTCAATACTTCTATCATCACTTAACAGAGATTACATAACCAACCATCACAACACATATTATCTCTAGAATTAGATAAGATAAATAACTCCTGACAACTTCTGATTGTCCGTCAAAAGAATGGCAATGTAGAAATTTATCTGGACTAAATCTTAGGCTTGGCAGATTAAAATGCATCAGCACAGCAACTTCTAAATGCAGTAAGTTCGTCAGATCTTTGTTGTGTCAAAAATTACAAGCCAAAATTATTTCTCGGTATTCTAATACAGAGGTTATTGCAAAGCCTTTATAATTTGCTTCAATTATAAAGTTAGGAGGCACTGCTAAATTGCATCCCCACACAAGTCGGTCATGACTAAATAAGCAAGACGCTTTACTGGATATCTTTAGAAAGCCTGTAAAGTAATCATCAATCAAGATTTAATTTGGTGGAGAAAAGATATGTGTCCTACTGCCACTACACTGCTTAAAATAGTCTATTCTTTTTTGTGCGGGACATCTTAAAGCAGCATGGAGCACTAGTGCACCGAAAACAAATTCAAAGCTACCAGAAATAAGGATGACAAAAGTGGAATAAAGGAAGAAAGGAAAGATGTGCATTTCTACGTCAAACTCCATCCTATTACCAGAGTTGATTCTAGCATTTAAAACATTACGCGGTATCAACAAATTTGAGATGAAAAAAAGAACATTTCAAACTAACTAGCAAACATTCTTCAAGCAATAAAAGATTTTACATTGTGAACATGCAGCGAGTAGTACGAAGGTGAGCATAAGCCGACAAACAATATTTTTCACATTTTCATGATAGTATAATGGTAAATTAATTTATACTTCTACAAAGTTAAAGAGTGTCAGAATTTTACTTATTTGCATCATAAATTGTGATAACTTAAAGCATAATAGATTAATTGTCACCTGATTTTCCTCATTTCCTCAAATAGATCGACTGAGTATGCTCTCTCCTCATCGGCAAAATGCACTATGCCATCTAGATGGTGCTTCTTTATATGAAAAATTGCATTGTTCTTTTGGCAGACAATAATCTTCCTAATATTTGTAAGATTCCTATTGCATACAATATGTCTGTACATGATCCCAGAAGACCTCAGGATTTCTACTGTTTCACGGGACTGATATGGCCACTCCGCCACTATCCACAATAGAGGAGGCGGTACATCCTTCAAGACATGAATCAGACGATGAAGGTAATATGCCTGGTGTGGCCGAACTGTTGTTGCTGTCACGACTATCAGTTGCTTTCTTGCAACAATGTCAGAATCATTAACAGAATGTACAATAGGCAAGGCTTCAACAAAATCTGCCTCATCATCCAGCATTGCAGGAACCGGAGGACTGTCCTCAGCCTGTGGCTCATTAACCGCTTCAGATTCAGCCTCCGCTACAAATGGCTCCAGCTTGGTGCCTTGATGTTCTACCATTTGTCGTCTATCAATCACATCCCCATCAAATGGAAGGCTGGCATTTTCAGAAGGCATTTTGTTTGACAAATCAGCAGAGAAGAGAGGCGTGAATCCGATAAAAATGCCAATCATGAAACACACAAATAGATTGATCATGGCCTTTTTCCAGCCCATCCCCTTCGACTTTGGCCTCTCCAAGGACTTAGCGTGCTTGTGGGACAATATAGTTGCCCACGCAGATTTTAGGCTGCTCGACATCAGGACAAGGTCAAGCGAAGCCAGTGAAGTCAGCACCCCTCTCATTGCAACATAGGATTGCGAGTACGCCATCTTGGGAGACGGTGAGGGGTCGAATTCTGACCAGTCCTTGACCGACCCCTCTCGCTGCATTGTCCCAGCATTTCTTCGTGCCATTGCAGGTGCTCAGTATGTCACGCATGTACAGTTTTAGAATCAAGCAAAAGACATCACCTCTCTGAACCAAAATGCTGCTCTACAGACAAGTTCTAGCTCCAATTACTTCATCTCATACCAGCTCAGTCATAAACCGATCAATTGTCCAACAAGAACAGGTATCGCGGCACCGGGTAAGCGGTTCTGTGCTCAGAAATCCCAACTCCACGCCCAAGGAACGCCTTAAATTTCAGCCTTTTCTCCCGCTGCAACCAAAATTCCATCATATTAGCACACGGAGATCGTAGATCTACAGCTATATACCGAAAGCGATAACAACAAAGGAGGAAACTCTGAGCACCGAGCAAACCATAGAACTACCAAAAGAGCAAATGGTGCCGGAAGCAACAGCAGGAAACAGCCAAAATAAAATGGACAAAACAGGGGGGCGATGGGTTCTTGATCCAGGCCGGGCAGAGGAAAACAGCACCAAGAAATTCTCCCTCCTATGCTACCACAGAACGCCTGGAGTAGTAGTTTTATTCGAGAAAAACGAACAGAAGGCATGGAATAAATACCTCGGGATTGGGATTCGGATCCCAAACCGCGGAGCGTGGGTATGTCGGATCACTTCACGAGGCAATCTCTGTCCGTCCCTCGCCTCGCTCCCAGTTATTGGCTTGGCCTCGGAGGAATTTGTGTCGCGAATCGAGACGGGAGGAGTTGGTGAGGGCGGAGGGGGctggagaagacgaagaagaggtgGAGGTAATAGTTGGAGGGGGGGGATAATGGCGGCCCAGTCGGCGGTCGCCGTCGGAAGGTGGGCATGGGAGCCCTGCTTGCATTTAAACCCTCCATGTCCTCGCTATTTTTTGGGCAATCATTATTGGTGGCTAAAGATATGCTGTGATAGTCAATGCGGCCTGCAAAGGGAAAATATTTGAGCACCATGATTTCTTTTGCAGGGGATGATGCTTCCGATGGGAACAGCCGTGAATCTATTTGAACATCTTTGTGCCAAGAGTGAaactatttgaaaaatgtttactTGAATTTTATTCTAACAATACAGTATGAGCTTGTAATTGTTGTCATTTGTTTTCTTACGAAACTCTAAGGGCATCTCTAACCTGACCCTCAAACCGCCCACGTTTCACCATTCGCGGATCTAGGTGATGGACACGATGGTTCATGGACCATCCTGAGATTTTTACATAGTCTATatgtcataaaataaaataaaaatatatatttatgaAGAATTATATTGTTGGACCATCCTGTCATGTTGAGCTCGATCCGTCGCTGCATCTGACAGGACCGTATGATGATGATGTGTTTTTCCATTCAACGTGGTACCCCATACGTGTGTGCAGATCGGTTCGGACATGTTTCCCGCAAACCAGGAGCAACCAAAGGGAGACTTTGTAATCGGCCGGCCACTATCACACCCGAAAACCCTCTTCCTTGTATGTGTCTTTTCCTGCACTAAATAGTTGCCGTGCATTCATGTCGGTCAGCGCCACTTCAGAGTATCAATGCCACATTCATATCAGTTCGGAGCATACACAATGTCTCACTAGGCCGACATTGAAGTGGCGCGGTGGTCGAGAGTGCAGCCCGCGACGCGTTTCGGCACACGGGCTTTCTCTCCACATTCAAATGTCACCCGTCCCCTTATTTCATTAAACAAGCATAGTTGTCGATGAACCTACTCCGACACACGCATGCCAACACTACTCGTCTATCCGCTTGTCGGCCAACATTAAACGTGTCACCGCTTGGCCTCGCATCCATCCACTATTTAAACATTGCCAGACCCAACAAAAAACGCATCATACCTCCGATCCCCGATCTCCTCTATGCACCACACCCTCCACGACCTCGAGCTCCAAAGCCATATGGGACAGACTCTTCGACAAACAGAAGTTGGAGCTCTCCGGCATTACGATCGGCTGGCAAGCCCGCCTAGCCAGTCGGATACAGGTTTGATTGTCGGAAATCTCTACGGTGGGTAGCGACATGgatgagaatatgaaagaggcagCCGAGGATGAGTCGGAGCCACTGCTCTCATCGGCTCATGCTGGCATCACCATGGGTGAGGCGCTGGCGCACTTCATCGACATGGTGATGGAAGAGTGGGAGGCGACATTCCGGCAAGCACAAGCTAACCACACGTGCAACTTTCGGCTCCTCCACATGCACCAGCTCGCGGACGAGCAAATCTGTTGTGACCAGGCGAATGACAATGCCGTCACAAGTATGGTGGTGGATGTGGATGAGTAGAAGATGTTGTTCCCATCCTACCACATCGACGACAACATCCGCTACAAGTGATGGCAATTGTGCTTTCTCCAGGTAGAGAAGGACGCTCTATTCATGGATATCGATGCAACATCAAAGGAATTTGAGCACATAACTGATGACATCGCCAGCTCCATTTTAGTCGTGCCCTACCACCACAACCACATGTTTGGCACGTCCACTGCCGCTACTGATAGTGAGAAAGAGTATAACATGGGAGGGCATTGTCACTTGGGCCCAGGAAGGCCACTGCCATAGTTTTGTGGGCCTCATAGCCGGCGATCTTGCCCGCTTCATGGAGGCAGAGGCCACTATTTTTCCCTTCTCGTTGAAGTTTCATTTCCCGGGCTCACGGTCGTCTGATGAGCTTGTTGTTGGACATGGGAAAGACATGTCGTTGGAAACGACCGTGTCCGACACTCATTTAGACTATGCTAGAATAGCCTAGTCCACTATACTTTAGTTGAAATATTCAAAACtctaatgcatgtgctccgattTAGATGA
Coding sequences within:
- the LOC123444096 gene encoding probable beta-1,4-xylosyltransferase IRX9L, producing the protein MARRNAGTMQREGSVKDWSEFDPSPSPKMAYSQSYVAMRGVLTSLASLDLVLMSSSLKSAWATILSHKHAKSLERPKSKGMGWKKAMINLFVCFMIGIFIGFTPLFSADLSNKMPSENASLPFDGDVIDRRQMVEHQGTKLEPFVAEAESEAVNEPQAEDSPPVPAMLDDEADFVEALPIVHSVNDSDIVARKQLIVVTATTVRPHQAYYLHRLIHVLKDVPPPLLWIVAEWPYQSRETVEILRSSGIMYRHIVCNRNLTNIRKIIVCQKNNAIFHIKKHHLDGIVHFADEERAYSVDLFEEMRKIRRFGTWPVATHVGTKYKLTLEGPLCKGDQVTGWHTNQRSTILRRFPIGFSGFAFNSTILWDPKRWKNPSIGSIILHSGGRGGLQESRFIERLVEDESQMEGLADNCTRIMVWNFDLEPPQLNYPTGWLLQKNLDAT